From Camelina sativa cultivar DH55 chromosome 7, Cs, whole genome shotgun sequence, one genomic window encodes:
- the LOC104699731 gene encoding putative glucose-6-phosphate 1-epimerase isoform X2 has product MALTKSFSETHMISLHGGQVISWRNEQGEELLFTSNKAIFKPPKSMRGGIQICYPQFGDCGLLDQHGFARNKIWVIDENPPPLHSNESSSVKSFVDLLLKPSEDDLKQWPHSFEFRLRVSLAVDGDLTLVSRIRNINGKPFSFSFAYHTYLSVSDISEVRVEGLETLDYLDNLSKRELLTEQGDAITFESEMDRTYLRSPKVVAVLDHERKRTYVIGKEGLPDTVVWNPWEKKSKTMADFGDDEYKSMLCVNGAAVERPITLKPGEEWTGRLMLTAVKSSFCFDQLELQSKGF; this is encoded by the exons ATGGCATTGACCAAGTCCTTCTCAGAAACCCACATG ATTAGTTTACATGGAGGGCAAGTGATTTCATGGCGGAATGAACAAGGCGAAGAGCTTCTTTTCACTAGCAACAAG GCTATATTCAAACCCCCAAAATCAATGCGTGGAGGGATTCAGATTTGTTATcctcag TTTGGGGATTGTGGATTGTTGGATCAACATGGGTTTGCCAGGAACAAAATCTGGGTTATCGATGAGAATCCACCTCCTCTTCACTCCAACGAATCATCCTCTGTCAAATCTTTTGTTGATCTTCTTTTGAAACCTTCTGAAGACGACTTGAAGCAATGGCCTCATag TTTCGAGTTCCGTCTTCGGGTTTCGCTTGCTGTTGATGGCGACTTAACCTTAGTTTCTCGGATCCGAAACATCAATGGCAAGCCCTTTAGCTTCTCTTTTGCATATCACACTTACCTCTCTGTCTCTGACATCAG tGAAGTGAGAGTTGAAGGGTTGGAGACACTCGACTACTTAGACAACCTCAGCAAAAGAGAGCTTTTGACAGAACAAGGCGATGCAATAACCTTTGAATCCGAG ATGGACCGGACTTACCTTAGATCACCAAAGGTAGTTGCAGTTCTTGATCACGAACGAAAAAGAACGTATGTTATCGGAAAGGAAGGACTTCCAGACACTG TTGTATGGAATCCATGGGAAAAGAAATCGAAAACAATGGCGGATTTTGGTGATGATGAGTACAAAAGCATGCTCTGTGTGAATGGTGCAGCAGTTGAGAGACCAATCACTTTGAAGCCAGGAGAAGAATGGACTGGCCGGCTTATGTTGACCGCGGTTAAATCTAGTTTCTGCTTCGATCAGCTCGAACTACAGAGCAAAGGATTCTGA
- the LOC104699731 gene encoding putative glucose-6-phosphate 1-epimerase isoform X1, with the protein MGHYATVVWDQKEATEIIKDWNGIDQVLLRNPHGASAKISLHGGQVISWRNEQGEELLFTSNKAIFKPPKSMRGGIQICYPQFGDCGLLDQHGFARNKIWVIDENPPPLHSNESSSVKSFVDLLLKPSEDDLKQWPHSFEFRLRVSLAVDGDLTLVSRIRNINGKPFSFSFAYHTYLSVSDISEVRVEGLETLDYLDNLSKRELLTEQGDAITFESEMDRTYLRSPKVVAVLDHERKRTYVIGKEGLPDTVVWNPWEKKSKTMADFGDDEYKSMLCVNGAAVERPITLKPGEEWTGRLMLTAVKSSFCFDQLELQSKGF; encoded by the exons ATGGGTCATTACGCAACAGTAGTGTGGGATCAAAAAGAAGCTACTGAGATTATCAAAGATTGGAATGGCATTGACCAAGTCCTTCTCAGAAACCCACATGGTGCTTCTGCTAAG ATTAGTTTACATGGAGGGCAAGTGATTTCATGGCGGAATGAACAAGGCGAAGAGCTTCTTTTCACTAGCAACAAG GCTATATTCAAACCCCCAAAATCAATGCGTGGAGGGATTCAGATTTGTTATcctcag TTTGGGGATTGTGGATTGTTGGATCAACATGGGTTTGCCAGGAACAAAATCTGGGTTATCGATGAGAATCCACCTCCTCTTCACTCCAACGAATCATCCTCTGTCAAATCTTTTGTTGATCTTCTTTTGAAACCTTCTGAAGACGACTTGAAGCAATGGCCTCATag TTTCGAGTTCCGTCTTCGGGTTTCGCTTGCTGTTGATGGCGACTTAACCTTAGTTTCTCGGATCCGAAACATCAATGGCAAGCCCTTTAGCTTCTCTTTTGCATATCACACTTACCTCTCTGTCTCTGACATCAG tGAAGTGAGAGTTGAAGGGTTGGAGACACTCGACTACTTAGACAACCTCAGCAAAAGAGAGCTTTTGACAGAACAAGGCGATGCAATAACCTTTGAATCCGAG ATGGACCGGACTTACCTTAGATCACCAAAGGTAGTTGCAGTTCTTGATCACGAACGAAAAAGAACGTATGTTATCGGAAAGGAAGGACTTCCAGACACTG TTGTATGGAATCCATGGGAAAAGAAATCGAAAACAATGGCGGATTTTGGTGATGATGAGTACAAAAGCATGCTCTGTGTGAATGGTGCAGCAGTTGAGAGACCAATCACTTTGAAGCCAGGAGAAGAATGGACTGGCCGGCTTATGTTGACCGCGGTTAAATCTAGTTTCTGCTTCGATCAGCTCGAACTACAGAGCAAAGGATTCTGA